In the genome of Tissierella sp., the window GACAATGATGTATCTTTAACTATTGTAGCAAAGTAATTTCTTAGAAGGGCATAAAGAAGCCCTTCTAAGGTTATTCTACATTAAACTAATCCATGTAATTCTTGATATTATTCTACAGTAATCATGTCAAAAGCTAGAAATACATCTAGTTTATTATTCATATCTTTCTTTTCATACCTACCAGCATTAATTAGATTTTCAAATATATTGTAGATCATCTTATATACCTCCTAACAATCTTTCCATCTATGAATTATAATGTACTCCTGTACTTCTAATAATTGATTTTGCAATTCAATTATAGCTGGTTGTAGGGTTCAAATCCTCTCACCCCGACCATAGAACCGACGAAAAGGACTAAATGAAAATTTAGTCCTTTTTTATTTTTTGTATTTTTAACTTAGGTACATAGTCTTAATTTTTACCTCTTTATTCCAACTGAGTTAGTTCTTACCATCAGCTTCCCCATTGTCCTAAACTTGTAATATCTTTGTAACCCAATTGATACATTAACATTATATAATTAAATTGGTAAAATTTATATGGGTAGGGGGTGAACCGGTACTGTAATATTTGACGGAAAACTATTGGAAAATACAACGAGGTGAGATTATGAGAAAGAATATCAAAAAAGTTTTTGTGTGTTTTATTGCTGCTGCCACAATCTTTACATCTTCTACAGGGGTACTGGCAAATAAAATAACTGTAAATATGCCCTATTCTATTTATGAAACTGTGGAAAAGAATAATATTTCCTCAGGGGTAGTACATGAGAAGATAATGAAATTTACCACTGCAGGATGGTGGAATATAAATGTTTTAAGAATCGATTTGTTAGATCCCTATACAGATATTAAGGGTCTTATCAACCCTGAAAGTATAATAAAAAGAGATAAGGTTAGTTCCTTAGTAGAAAAGCATAATGCTGTTGCAGGAATCAATGGGGACTTCTTTAGCTACACTCCACTACCTTGGGCTCTAAGTCCATTGATCAGCGAGGGAGAATTAGTGAGTATGTCTAGGGAAAGCAATCCCTTACCTAGCTTTTTTATAGATGTATTGAACCAAGGAAAGATAGGTTATTTTAATACTACTATTGATGCGGTTAATCTAAATACAGAAAAGAGTATTAGAGTAAATGTAGTAAATAATGTAATTTTTACAGAGTTTCAAACTGTAACCTTATTAAATAAAAACTGGGGACCTGAGTCAATAGGTACGAAATATCATAATGATGCAGTAGAAGTAGTTGTAGATAATGATGTAGTAGCTGAAGTTAGACAAGGTAAAGAAGCTGTAGCAATCCCTGAAAATGGATATGTTCTCATTGTAAGAGGACCGAGAGCACAAGAACTTTTAGGTCTATCTGTAGGGGATAAGATGGAATTAAAAGTAAAATCTGCCCCTGATATTAATGAAATTAAATTTTCCATGGGTGGAGGAAGTTTTATTCTAGAGAATGGAGAATTGAGAAATCCTGATACTTCATCTCCTGGTGATCATCCAAGATCCGGGATTGGTATTAGTAAAGAAGGAACTGAGATTATTTTAGTTACAATAGATGGTAGAGACTCATCCTTTAAAGGCGTTAGCCAAGAAATGTTTGGAGCTATAATGAGAGATTTAGGTGCTCACAATGCACTTAACTTAGACGGAGGCGGTTCTACTGCCATGGCTATCAAAGCAATTGATGAAAGTAAAGCAACTGTAGTAAACAAGCCTTCTGAGGGTACTGAAAGATTGGTAATTAATGCTGTAGGAGTATTCTCCAACGCTCCTGAAGGAAAACTAACCAATATCAAAATTTCAACAGATGACACTAATATGTTTGTAGACACTACTAGAAAACTAAATATAAAGGGATATGACGAATATTATAATCCTGTAACTTTGGATGAGACTAAGCTTGAATTTACTATTGAAGGTGTAGAAGGAAATATAGAGGGCAATGTATTTAAGGCTGAATCCACTGGACAGGCTAAGATTACAGTTAAATATGAAGACATAGTAACTTCTATAGACCTTAATGTACTTGGCACTATAAAGGATATAAATACTAGTCTATCGAGCTTTACTATAGGTATAAATAGTGAAAGAACTTTACCTATATTTTCAGGAAAGGATGCCATGGGATTTGAAGCAAAGATATATCCTGAAGATATTACATTTAGCACTATAAATGAAATTGGGTATGTAGTTAACAATGTATTCTATAGCGAAAAAGCACCACGAGCAGGAATATTAACTGCAAAAATTGGGGAAGGCTTAAGAAATATTCATGTATATGTGGGCAACGATGCTAAATTAGTTTCAGGATTTGAAAATATTGAGAATATAAAATTCACTTCCTATCCTAATACTGTTACTGGAGAAGTAAACCTTAATAGCGATGCAAAGGAAGGCAAATCTTCTGTATCCCTTAAATATGATTTCTCCAAGGGTGAAAAAACTCGAGCTGCATATGTAAATTTAATAACTGGTAAAAACTTAGGAATGGCTATTCCTGGAAATCCTAAAAGTCTTGGATTGTGGGTTAGTGGAGATAATAGCGGCAGTTGGTTAAGAGGGATCATCAAGGACAATAAGGGTAATAGTCATTATATAGATTTTGCTAAAAATGTGGACTGGACTGGATGGAAATATGTAACTGCTAATCTACCTACAAATATAAGCTATCCTATTACCATAGAAAAAGTTTATGCAGTTGAAACTGATAGTCTTAAGAAGCAAAGTGGTGAATTACTGTTTGACGGGTTAATTGCTCAATACACACCGGTATTAGGAAATATTACAATACCTACTCCTAGTGCTTTAAAGGATAATAAAAATGTTAAATCAGAAGTAAAGGCAGAAGGTTTCTCAATTGGAATTACATCTGAGCCTACTGGATTAGATGAATTAGTTAAATAT includes:
- a CDS encoding phosphodiester glycosidase family protein; the protein is MRKNIKKVFVCFIAAATIFTSSTGVLANKITVNMPYSIYETVEKNNISSGVVHEKIMKFTTAGWWNINVLRIDLLDPYTDIKGLINPESIIKRDKVSSLVEKHNAVAGINGDFFSYTPLPWALSPLISEGELVSMSRESNPLPSFFIDVLNQGKIGYFNTTIDAVNLNTEKSIRVNVVNNVIFTEFQTVTLLNKNWGPESIGTKYHNDAVEVVVDNDVVAEVRQGKEAVAIPENGYVLIVRGPRAQELLGLSVGDKMELKVKSAPDINEIKFSMGGGSFILENGELRNPDTSSPGDHPRSGIGISKEGTEIILVTIDGRDSSFKGVSQEMFGAIMRDLGAHNALNLDGGGSTAMAIKAIDESKATVVNKPSEGTERLVINAVGVFSNAPEGKLTNIKISTDDTNMFVDTTRKLNIKGYDEYYNPVTLDETKLEFTIEGVEGNIEGNVFKAESTGQAKITVKYEDIVTSIDLNVLGTIKDINTSLSSFTIGINSERTLPIFSGKDAMGFEAKIYPEDITFSTINEIGYVVNNVFYSEKAPRAGILTAKIGEGLRNIHVYVGNDAKLVSGFENIENIKFTSYPNTVTGEVNLNSDAKEGKSSVSLKYDFSKGEKTRAAYVNLITGKNLGMAIPGNPKSLGLWVSGDNSGSWLRGIIKDNKGNSHYIDFAKNVDWTGWKYVTANLPTNISYPITIEKVYAVETDSLKKQSGELLFDGLIAQYTPVLGNITIPTPSALKDNKNVKSEVKAEGFSIGITSEPTGLDELVKYDATSKIKSRINNNNVGVLLNGVSEEFKKDLKNSSIINASGNYNKNNHKDMFFLHVNTQKGGIRATNPEQWNSLRKDLENIKENNIVLLLSSPVFGANGFTDTLEANLFHKYLIEARDRGKNVFVVHGGNSNTSDLRDNIRYIGINTKTPAKAEDIYDLSIVEFVVNGSDVTYQINPLFQKPNVTVGKK